The proteins below come from a single Plantactinospora sp. KBS50 genomic window:
- the hemG gene encoding protoporphyrinogen oxidase, whose translation MRAGARIAVIGGGITGLAAAVRLRDRAPAGTEITVYERSGALGGKLSTGTLAGSMVELGAESFLLRDPSGADSAAVELARRAGLGDELVHPTVGRAALAIGGDLRPIPPGTLVGVPGDLAAVSAVARPDAAADRDSGGPLLAPDADVAVGALVRRRLGDEVADRLVDPMLGGVYAGRADELSLAATMPALARTARTEHTLVAAVRAAQAAAPRRPGAPVFATVAGGLGRLVAAAATASGATVRLGSTVRELHRTAAGWRLVLGPVPEPELAQADAVVLALPARPAARLLTGIDRSVAERVGRLDYASVALVTLALPAPALPALSGFLVPAEAGSLVKAATFVTTKWGHLARPDGVALVRASLGRHGEQERLHRSDAELAALAHRELGELTGAPLPAPIDRHVQRWGGALPQYPPGHLAEVSAVRAALRAAHPTLVVAGAGYDGVGIPACVRSGETGAEEVLKALEASA comes from the coding sequence ATGCGGGCCGGGGCGCGGATCGCCGTCATCGGCGGCGGGATCACCGGGCTGGCCGCCGCGGTGCGGCTGCGCGACCGCGCCCCGGCCGGCACCGAGATCACCGTGTACGAGCGGTCCGGCGCGCTCGGCGGCAAGCTGAGCACCGGCACCCTGGCCGGGTCCATGGTGGAACTGGGCGCCGAGTCGTTCCTGCTGCGCGACCCGAGCGGCGCCGACTCGGCCGCGGTGGAACTGGCCCGGCGGGCCGGCCTGGGCGACGAACTGGTGCACCCGACGGTCGGCCGGGCGGCCCTGGCCATCGGCGGCGACCTGCGGCCGATACCGCCCGGCACGCTGGTCGGCGTACCCGGGGATCTTGCCGCGGTGTCCGCGGTCGCGCGGCCGGACGCGGCGGCCGACCGGGACAGCGGCGGCCCGCTGCTGGCCCCGGACGCCGACGTCGCGGTCGGCGCACTGGTCCGGCGGCGGCTGGGCGACGAGGTGGCCGACCGGCTGGTCGACCCGATGCTCGGCGGGGTGTACGCCGGCCGCGCCGACGAACTGTCGCTGGCCGCCACCATGCCGGCGCTGGCCCGCACCGCCCGCACCGAGCACACCCTGGTGGCGGCGGTTCGCGCCGCCCAGGCCGCGGCGCCGCGCCGCCCCGGTGCGCCGGTCTTCGCCACCGTGGCCGGCGGGCTCGGCCGGCTGGTCGCCGCGGCGGCCACCGCCAGCGGCGCGACCGTACGGCTCGGCAGCACGGTCCGGGAACTGCACCGCACCGCGGCCGGCTGGCGGCTGGTGCTCGGACCGGTTCCGGAACCCGAACTGGCGCAGGCCGACGCCGTCGTGCTGGCCCTGCCGGCCCGCCCGGCCGCCCGGCTGCTGACCGGGATCGACCGCTCGGTGGCCGAGCGGGTGGGCCGGCTGGACTACGCGAGCGTCGCGCTGGTCACCCTGGCCCTGCCCGCACCGGCGCTGCCGGCGCTGTCCGGCTTCCTGGTCCCCGCGGAGGCCGGCAGCCTGGTCAAGGCCGCCACCTTCGTGACCACCAAGTGGGGCCACCTGGCCCGACCCGACGGCGTCGCGCTGGTCCGCGCGTCGCTGGGCCGGCACGGCGAGCAGGAGCGGCTGCACCGGTCCGACGCCGAACTGGCCGCGCTCGCGCACCGGGAACTGGGCGAACTGACCGGGGCGCCGCTGCCGGCACCCATCGACCGTCACGTGCAGCGCTGGGGCGGCGCGCTGCCGCAGTATCCGCCCGGCCACCTCGCCGAGGTGTCGGCCGTCCGGGCGGCACTGCGCGCGGCGCACCCCACCCTCGTCGTGGCCGGCGCCGGCTACGACGGCGTGGGCATCCCGGCGTGCGTCCGCTCCGGCGAGACGGGCGCGGAAGAGGTTCTCAAGGCCCTGGAGGCATCGGCATGA
- the hemE gene encoding uroporphyrinogen decarboxylase encodes MSTTSTGGAAHNGTVTSRAALVRAARGEPVPHTPVWFMRQAGRSLPEYREIRAGVPMLESCRRPELVTEITLQPVRRHGVDAAILFSDIVVPVAAAGVDLDIVPGTGPVVAQPIRTAADVRRLRPIGLDDVAYVDEAVRLLVAELGETPLIGFAGAPFTLASYLVEGGPSRTHARTKALMYGDPETWHALCARLAEITGEFLRIQARAGVSAVQLFDSWAGALCAADYRRFVLPHSRAVLDGLADAGIPRIHFGVGTAELLGAMGEAGADVVGVDWRTPLDTATARIGPGRSVQGNLDPCLLFAPWPVLETEVRRILAEGRAAPGHIFNLGHGVLPETDPGVLTRVVELVHAASAR; translated from the coding sequence ATGAGCACGACGAGCACGGGCGGCGCCGCCCACAACGGCACGGTGACCTCCCGCGCGGCGCTGGTCCGCGCCGCCCGCGGCGAGCCGGTGCCGCACACACCGGTCTGGTTCATGCGCCAGGCGGGCCGGTCACTGCCCGAATACCGGGAGATCCGCGCGGGTGTTCCCATGCTGGAATCCTGCCGCCGCCCCGAACTGGTAACCGAGATCACCCTCCAACCGGTCCGCCGGCACGGTGTCGACGCGGCCATCCTGTTCAGCGACATCGTCGTGCCGGTCGCCGCGGCCGGTGTCGACCTGGACATCGTGCCGGGCACCGGACCGGTGGTGGCCCAGCCGATCCGTACCGCGGCCGACGTGCGGCGACTGCGCCCGATCGGGCTCGACGACGTGGCGTACGTCGACGAGGCCGTCCGGCTGCTGGTCGCCGAGCTGGGCGAGACGCCGCTGATCGGCTTCGCCGGCGCGCCGTTCACGCTCGCCAGCTACCTGGTCGAGGGCGGGCCGTCGCGCACCCACGCCCGGACCAAGGCCCTGATGTACGGCGATCCGGAGACCTGGCACGCGCTCTGCGCCCGGTTGGCCGAGATCACCGGCGAGTTTCTGCGCATCCAGGCCCGGGCCGGCGTTTCGGCGGTGCAGCTCTTCGACTCCTGGGCCGGCGCGCTCTGCGCCGCCGACTACCGGCGGTTCGTGCTGCCGCACTCCCGGGCCGTGCTGGACGGGCTGGCCGATGCCGGCATCCCGCGGATCCACTTCGGGGTGGGCACCGCCGAACTGCTGGGCGCGATGGGGGAGGCCGGCGCCGACGTGGTCGGCGTCGACTGGCGGACGCCCCTGGACACGGCCACCGCGCGGATCGGCCCCGGCCGGTCCGTGCAGGGCAACCTGGACCCGTGCCTGCTGTTCGCGCCCTGGCCGGTGCTCGAAACCGAGGTACGGCGGATCCTCGCCGAGGGGCGGGCCGCGCCCGGACACATCTTCAACCTGGGACACGGCGTGCTGCCGGAGACCGACCCCGGCGTGCTGACCCGGGTGGTCGAACTGGTGCACGCCGCGTCGGCGCGCTGA
- a CDS encoding GNAT family N-acetyltransferase: MPLPPSGCHVAGFADLDARTLYDLLRLRMDIFVVEQECAYPDIDGRDVEPETRHLWVERDGAPVAYLRVLAEPDGGRRIGRVAVARAARGAGLAGGLLTEALALVGDRPCVLSAQSHLVDLYARHGFTVAGAEYLEDGIRHVPMSRAATAANGTAAHTST; encoded by the coding sequence ATGCCGCTGCCGCCCTCCGGATGCCACGTCGCCGGGTTCGCCGACCTCGACGCCCGGACCCTGTACGACCTGCTCCGACTGCGGATGGACATCTTCGTGGTGGAGCAGGAGTGCGCCTACCCGGATATCGACGGCCGGGATGTCGAGCCGGAGACCCGGCACCTGTGGGTCGAGCGGGACGGCGCGCCGGTGGCGTACCTGCGGGTGCTCGCCGAACCGGACGGTGGCCGCCGGATCGGCCGGGTCGCGGTGGCCCGCGCGGCCCGCGGCGCCGGCCTGGCCGGCGGGCTGCTGACCGAGGCGCTGGCGCTGGTCGGAGACCGGCCCTGCGTGCTGTCGGCCCAGTCCCACCTGGTCGACCTCTACGCCCGGCACGGCTTCACGGTCGCCGGCGCCGAGTACCTTGAGGACGGCATCCGGCACGTGCCGATGAGCCGAGCGGCCACCGCCGCGAACGGCACCGCCGCTCACACCTCCACGTAG
- the hemQ gene encoding hydrogen peroxide-dependent heme synthase, with the protein MTAEFGDSAGQTNAARLRELNETIRYTMWSVFRADSALPALRDGMTGEVESLIEELAGKDVTVRGTYDVSGLRADADIMVWWHAGNSDALQEAYGRLRRTQFGRTLAPVWSQLALHRPAEFNKSHIPAFLAGEPARAYLCVYPFVRSYEWYLLPDAERREMLAEHGRLARGYPDVRANTVASFALGDYEWMLAFEADELHRIVDLMRDLRASSARRHVREEVPFYTGRRRSVAELIAALP; encoded by the coding sequence ATGACAGCGGAATTCGGAGACAGCGCCGGCCAGACCAACGCCGCGCGGCTGCGCGAGCTGAACGAGACCATCCGGTACACGATGTGGTCGGTGTTCCGGGCCGACAGCGCGCTGCCCGCGCTGCGTGACGGGATGACCGGCGAGGTCGAGTCGCTCATCGAGGAACTGGCCGGCAAGGACGTGACCGTGCGGGGCACGTACGACGTCTCGGGCCTGCGCGCCGACGCGGACATCATGGTCTGGTGGCACGCCGGAAACAGCGACGCCCTCCAGGAGGCGTACGGGCGGCTGCGGCGTACCCAGTTCGGCCGGACCCTGGCACCGGTGTGGTCCCAACTGGCGCTGCACCGCCCGGCCGAGTTCAACAAGAGCCACATCCCGGCCTTCCTGGCCGGCGAGCCGGCCCGCGCCTACCTGTGCGTCTACCCGTTCGTCCGGTCCTACGAGTGGTACCTGCTGCCCGACGCCGAGCGCCGGGAGATGCTGGCCGAGCACGGCCGGCTGGCGCGGGGCTACCCCGACGTCCGGGCCAACACGGTGGCGTCGTTCGCGCTCGGCGACTACGAGTGGATGCTGGCGTTCGAGGCCGACGAGCTGCACCGGATCGTCGACCTGATGCGCGACCTGCGGGCATCGAGTGCCCGGCGGCACGTCCGCGAGGAGGTCCCGTTCTACACCGGTCGCCGCCGGTCGGTCGCCGAGCTGATCGCCGCGCTGCCCTGA
- a CDS encoding DUF3000 domain-containing protein, producing the protein MAPPSALPELFSRAVSGLRSVTPRPEIQIEEVGAPQRLAPYAFALSATVLRDGDEVATGRLILLHDPAGHEAWQGTLRLVTYVTAELEVDLAADPLLPGVGWTWLTDALEAHGATHRALGGTVTQTVSTRFGDLAGPPAAGDVELRASWTPVSQDFAAHLLAWCTLLASTAGLPPPGVSALPERRPAGAA; encoded by the coding sequence ATGGCACCCCCGAGCGCGCTCCCGGAGCTGTTCAGCCGCGCGGTGTCGGGGCTCCGCTCGGTGACCCCCCGTCCGGAGATCCAGATCGAGGAGGTCGGGGCGCCGCAACGGCTGGCACCGTACGCGTTCGCCCTCAGCGCCACCGTGCTGCGCGACGGCGACGAGGTGGCCACCGGCCGGCTGATCCTGCTGCACGACCCGGCCGGGCACGAGGCCTGGCAGGGCACCCTGCGGCTGGTCACGTACGTGACGGCCGAGCTTGAGGTGGATCTCGCGGCCGACCCCCTGCTGCCCGGCGTGGGCTGGACCTGGCTCACCGACGCGCTGGAGGCGCACGGCGCCACGCACCGCGCGCTGGGTGGGACGGTGACGCAGACGGTGTCCACCCGCTTCGGTGACCTCGCCGGGCCGCCGGCCGCGGGCGACGTGGAACTGCGTGCCTCGTGGACCCCGGTGAGCCAGGACTTCGCCGCGCACCTGCTGGCCTGGTGCACGCTGCTGGCCTCCACGGCCGGGCTGCCGCCGCCGGGGGTCAGCGCCCTGCCGGAGCGGCGGCCGGCGGGCGCGGCCTGA
- a CDS encoding DUF2087 domain-containing protein, which yields MSLDRDRVLRTFLTDGRLVSMPARAGKRRILLEHIATRFEPGVRYPESEVNIMLRAIYPADWVALRRYLVDEGLLDRADGWYWRSGGYVEV from the coding sequence ATGAGTCTGGACCGGGATCGCGTGCTGCGGACGTTCCTCACCGACGGCCGGCTGGTGAGCATGCCGGCCCGGGCCGGGAAACGCCGGATCCTGCTCGAACACATCGCGACGAGGTTCGAACCGGGCGTGCGCTATCCCGAGTCCGAGGTGAACATCATGCTTCGGGCGATCTACCCGGCCGACTGGGTGGCGCTGCGGCGGTACCTGGTGGACGAGGGGCTGCTCGACCGCGCCGACGGGTGGTACTGGCGCAGCGGCGGCTACGTGGAGGTGTGA
- a CDS encoding TrmB family transcriptional regulator, protein MHDPSRWLMDLCALGLTQYEAKVYLALIRRRSSTAAEAARAATVPRQRIYDVLASLFERGLVLTRPGRSTQYAAIDPKEAVDRLISEQREALDGLERSAGDLARDLAPSWSSGQDVADPLDFVTVLRDGAPLRQSRDEMCGGARRRLLIMEKRPAGDRRGIEPAGEPAGTAAKPGYRLRSTLRDLRAVFEYDLLDEAAGAGEIALLAAQGAQVRLAQDVPMRMSIADDSRVLMSLTDPLAAAESVTTLVVEHTELARFLTHAFDTVWTTAEPYDGATPASG, encoded by the coding sequence ATGCATGATCCCTCCCGCTGGCTCATGGATCTCTGTGCACTCGGCCTGACCCAGTACGAGGCGAAGGTCTACCTGGCGTTGATCCGGCGGCGATCGTCCACAGCGGCCGAGGCGGCCCGGGCGGCGACCGTGCCCCGGCAGCGCATCTACGACGTCCTGGCCAGCCTCTTCGAGCGTGGGCTGGTGCTCACCCGGCCGGGCCGGTCCACCCAGTACGCGGCGATCGACCCCAAGGAGGCGGTGGACCGGCTGATCAGCGAGCAGCGGGAGGCGCTCGACGGGCTCGAACGCAGCGCCGGGGACCTGGCCCGGGACCTGGCACCGTCCTGGTCCAGCGGTCAGGACGTCGCCGACCCGCTCGACTTCGTCACCGTGCTGCGCGACGGTGCGCCGCTGCGGCAGAGCCGGGACGAGATGTGCGGCGGCGCCCGGCGTCGACTGCTGATCATGGAGAAGCGACCGGCCGGCGACCGGCGCGGCATCGAGCCGGCCGGCGAACCGGCGGGCACCGCGGCAAAGCCCGGCTACCGGCTCCGGTCCACCCTGCGCGACCTGCGCGCGGTCTTCGAGTACGACCTGCTCGACGAGGCCGCCGGCGCGGGCGAGATCGCCCTGCTGGCCGCCCAGGGTGCGCAGGTGCGCCTCGCCCAGGACGTCCCGATGCGGATGTCGATCGCCGACGACTCCCGGGTGCTGATGTCGCTGACCGACCCGCTGGCGGCGGCCGAATCGGTCACCACGCTGGTCGTGGAGCACACCGAACTGGCCCGGTTCCTCACCCACGCCTTCGACACGGTCTGGACCACCGCCGAGCCGTACGACGGCGCCACCCCCGCCTCCGGTTGA
- a CDS encoding helix-turn-helix transcriptional regulator, whose protein sequence is MDQPDSTVPRRQVGRCLQQLRDRGNLSMRTVSEAVGWSRQKLWRIERGLGPVRPADVRLLCAFYQAPADLVGALLVLARQAPAAGWWRADEEIPPDRLDPYPAMEAEAVRLRCYAGELLPALLRTPRYAEEVARIEHPDWSVEQRARYVQRQAARRQRILDRRTGTPRAPEFVLGETVLRRPIADAAAMSEQLARLARLADGSTVRVRVLPLAAGPHPAAAGAFTLLDFAAPGGRAGEPSVVHRAGPTGALYLDRPGDVVRHAAIWADLVRRSLSELESAALIAAFANG, encoded by the coding sequence ATGGACCAGCCCGATTCGACCGTGCCCCGGCGCCAGGTGGGCCGCTGCCTCCAGCAGCTTCGCGACCGGGGCAACCTGTCGATGCGTACCGTGAGCGAGGCCGTGGGATGGTCCCGGCAGAAGCTGTGGCGGATCGAGCGCGGCCTCGGCCCGGTCCGGCCCGCGGACGTCCGGCTGCTCTGCGCGTTCTACCAGGCGCCGGCCGACCTGGTCGGAGCGCTGCTGGTGCTGGCCCGACAGGCGCCGGCGGCCGGCTGGTGGCGCGCCGACGAGGAGATCCCGCCGGACCGGCTCGACCCCTACCCGGCGATGGAGGCCGAGGCGGTCCGGCTGCGTTGCTACGCCGGCGAGCTGCTGCCGGCGCTGCTGCGCACGCCGCGGTACGCCGAGGAGGTGGCTCGGATCGAGCATCCGGACTGGTCGGTCGAACAGCGCGCCCGGTACGTCCAACGGCAGGCCGCCCGGCGGCAGCGGATCCTGGACCGCCGCACCGGCACACCCCGGGCGCCGGAGTTCGTCCTCGGCGAGACGGTGCTGCGGCGGCCGATCGCCGACGCCGCGGCCATGTCCGAACAACTGGCCCGCCTCGCCCGGCTGGCCGACGGCTCGACCGTGCGGGTGCGCGTGCTGCCGCTGGCCGCCGGGCCGCATCCGGCCGCAGCCGGTGCCTTCACGCTGCTCGACTTCGCCGCTCCGGGTGGCCGGGCCGGCGAGCCGAGTGTGGTCCACCGGGCGGGGCCGACCGGTGCGCTGTACCTCGACCGGCCGGGCGACGTGGTCCGGCACGCGGCGATCTGGGCCGACCTGGTCCGGCGCTCGCTCTCGGAACTGGAGTCCGCCGCTCTCATCGCCGCCTTCGCCAACGGCTGA